Proteins encoded by one window of Calidithermus timidus DSM 17022:
- the rpsS gene encoding 30S ribosomal protein S19 has product MPRSMKKGVFVDAHLIDKVEAMNAKGEKRVIKTWSRRSTIVPEMIGHTLAVYNGKQHVPVYITEQMVGHKLGEFAPTRTYRGHGKDTKATKK; this is encoded by the coding sequence ATGCCGCGTAGCATGAAAAAAGGGGTTTTCGTCGACGCCCACCTCATCGACAAGGTGGAAGCGATGAACGCCAAGGGTGAGAAGCGGGTCATCAAGACCTGGAGCCGCCGCAGCACCATCGTCCCCGAGATGATCGGCCACACCCTGGCGGTGTACAACGGCAAGCAGCACGTCCCGGTGTACATCACCGAGCAGATGGTAGGGCACAAGTTGGGCGAGTTCGCCCCCACCCGCACCTACCGTGGGCACGGAAAGGACACCAAGGCCACCAAGAAGTGA
- the rplD gene encoding 50S ribosomal protein L4: MYNLTVLSAKGRRELQVALPEKINPHVLYEVVRWQLASRRRGTASTKTRGEVAFTGKKPYSQKHTGRARHGDAGAPIFVGGGTVFGPKPRDYSYTLPKKVRRLGLSMALADRAKEGRLFIVEAFEGVNGKTKEFVAWLKANGLEGSSVLLVTADEKVARAARNLPEVRVLAPAGLNVYDILRQETLLLDLAAWEAVQSRLFAPNASGGEA, encoded by the coding sequence ATGTATAACCTCACGGTTCTTTCCGCCAAGGGCAGGCGCGAGCTTCAAGTTGCGCTGCCTGAGAAGATCAACCCTCACGTGCTCTACGAGGTAGTGCGCTGGCAACTGGCCTCGCGCCGCCGGGGTACCGCCTCCACCAAGACCCGCGGCGAGGTCGCCTTCACCGGCAAAAAGCCCTACTCCCAAAAGCACACCGGGCGCGCCCGCCACGGTGACGCTGGGGCGCCCATCTTCGTGGGCGGTGGCACGGTGTTTGGTCCCAAGCCCCGCGACTACAGCTACACCTTGCCCAAGAAGGTGCGCCGGCTGGGCCTTTCCATGGCCCTGGCCGACCGGGCCAAGGAGGGCAGGCTGTTCATCGTCGAGGCCTTCGAGGGGGTAAACGGCAAGACCAAAGAGTTCGTGGCCTGGCTGAAGGCCAACGGTCTGGAGGGCTCGAGCGTGCTGCTGGTCACCGCCGATGAAAAAGTGGCCCGCGCGGCCCGCAACCTGCCCGAGGTGCGGGTGCTGGCTCCGGCTGGGCTCAACGTTTACGACATCCTGCGCCAGGAGACTTTGCTGCTGGACCTGGCCGCCTGGGAAGCGGTGCAAAGCCGCCTGTTCGCGCCGAATGCCAGCGGAGGTGAGGCATGA
- a CDS encoding 50S ribosomal protein L23: MKTAFDVILKPVLSEKAYAKFAEGTYTFLVAPTATKTEIKNAVEAAFKVKVVRVNVQNYEGKAARLGRFVGKKADRKKAIVTVAAGQKIEALEGLI, translated from the coding sequence ATGAAGACCGCCTTCGACGTGATCCTCAAGCCCGTGCTCTCCGAAAAGGCCTACGCCAAGTTCGCCGAGGGCACCTACACCTTCCTGGTGGCGCCCACCGCCACCAAGACCGAGATCAAGAACGCCGTGGAGGCCGCGTTCAAGGTCAAGGTGGTGCGGGTCAACGTTCAGAACTACGAGGGTAAGGCTGCCCGCTTAGGACGTTTCGTGGGCAAGAAAGCCGACCGCAAGAAAGCCATCGTTACGGTGGCGGCTGGACAGAAGATCGAAGCCCTGGAGGGCTTGATCTAA
- the rplB gene encoding 50S ribosomal protein L2, whose translation MAVKKFRPYTPSRRFMTVADFSDITKVKPEKSLTAPLKKTGGRNNQGRITSRFRGGGHKRLYRIIDFRRRDKANIPAKVAAIEYDPNRTARIALLHYKDGEKRYILAPDGLAVGSEVMCGPEALIQPGNALPLRFIPVGTVIHAVELEPGKGAKMARSAGTSVQVQGREGDYVILRLPSGELRKVHAESYATIGTVSNADHKNIVLGKAGRTRHKGRKGHVRGTVMNPVDHPHGGGEGRAPRGRPPVSPWGQQAKGLKTRKKKKPSSALIVARRKK comes from the coding sequence ATGGCAGTCAAGAAATTTCGTCCTTACACTCCGTCGCGCCGCTTCATGACGGTGGCGGATTTCTCCGATATCACCAAGGTGAAGCCGGAGAAAAGCCTCACCGCCCCCCTTAAGAAGACTGGCGGGCGCAACAACCAGGGCCGCATCACCAGCCGCTTCCGTGGCGGCGGGCACAAGCGCCTGTACCGCATCATCGACTTCCGCCGCCGCGACAAGGCCAATATCCCGGCCAAAGTGGCCGCCATCGAGTACGACCCCAACCGTACCGCCCGCATCGCCTTGCTGCACTACAAGGATGGCGAGAAGCGCTATATCCTGGCCCCCGATGGCCTGGCAGTGGGCTCGGAGGTGATGTGCGGCCCCGAGGCCCTGATCCAGCCGGGCAATGCCCTGCCCCTGCGCTTCATCCCGGTGGGTACCGTGATCCACGCGGTCGAGCTCGAGCCGGGCAAGGGGGCTAAGATGGCCCGCAGCGCCGGCACCAGCGTGCAGGTTCAGGGCCGCGAAGGCGACTACGTGATCCTGCGCCTTCCTTCCGGCGAGCTGCGCAAGGTGCACGCCGAGAGCTATGCCACCATCGGCACCGTCTCCAACGCCGACCACAAGAACATCGTGCTGGGTAAGGCGGGCCGCACCCGCCACAAGGGCCGCAAGGGTCACGTGCGTGGTACGGTGATGAACCCCGTGGATCACCCCCACGGCGGTGGTGAAGGCCGTGCGCCCCGGGGCCGTCCCCCGGTGTCGCCCTGGGGCCAGCAGGCCAAAGGTCTCAAGACCCGCAAGAAGAAGAAGCCCTCCAGCGCCCTCATCGTTGCCCGGCGCAAGAAATAA